In Ailuropoda melanoleuca isolate Jingjing chromosome 4, ASM200744v2, whole genome shotgun sequence, the following proteins share a genomic window:
- the PLEKHJ1 gene encoding pleckstrin homology domain-containing family J member 1, with the protein MRYNEKELQALSRQPAELAAELGMRGPKKGSGERRPALTGPLAPLCPQPVGALLLERCRVTQEEPSGFSISFLEDPERKYHFECCSEEQCQEWMGALRRASYEFMRRSLIFYRNEIQKMTGKDPLEQFGISEEARFQLGGLKA; encoded by the exons ATGCGCTACAACGAGAAGGAGCTGCAGGCGTTGTCCCGGCAGCCGGCTGAGCTGGCGGCCGAGCTGGGCATGCGGGGCCCCAAGAAAGGCAGCGGTGAGCGG AGGCCCGCGCTCACCGGCCCCCTCGCGCCCCTCTGCCCGCAGCCCGTCGGAGCCCTGCTGCTGGAGCGCTGCAGAGTCACCCAGGAGGAGCCCAGCGGCTTCTCCATCA gcttcctggaggacccGGAGAGGAAGTATCACTTTGAATGCTGCAGTGAGGAGCAATGTCAGGAGTGGATGGGGGCTCTGCGTCGAGCCAG CTACGAGTTCATGCGGAGAAGTCTCATATTCTACAGGAATGAGATCCAGAAGATGACTGGCAAG GACCCGCTGGAGCAGTTCGGCATATCTGAGGAGGCCAGGTTCCAGCTGGGTGGCTTGAAGGCCTGA
- the SF3A2 gene encoding splicing factor 3A subunit 2 encodes MDFQHRPGGKTGSGGVASSSESNRDRRERLRQLALETIDINKDPYFMKNHLGSYECKLCLTLHNNEGSYLAHTQGKKHQTNLARRAAKEAKEAPAQPAPEKVKVEVKKFVKIGRPGYKVTKQRDTEMGQQSLLFQIDYPEIAEGIMPRHRFMSAYEQRIEPPDRRWQYLLMAAEPYETIAFKVPSREIDKAEGKFWTHWNRETKQFFLQFHFKMEKPPAPPSLPAGPPGVKRPPPPLMNGLPPRPPLPEALPPPPPGGLPLPPMPPSGPAPSGPPGPPQLPPPAPGVHPPAPGVHPPAPGVHPPAPGVHPPAPVVHPPTSGVHPPAPGVHPPAPGVHPPAPGVHPPPSAGVHPQAPGVHPPAPAVHPQAPGVHPPAPAVHPQAPGVHPAAPGVHPPAPGIHPQPPGVHPPPPGVHPSAPGVHPPAPGVHPQPPVVHPSNPGVHPPTPMPPMLRPPLPSEGPGNIPPPPPAN; translated from the exons ATGGACTTCCAGCATCGCCCCGGGGGTAAGACCGGGAGTGGAGGCGTGGCCTCCTCCTCGGAGAGCAACCGAGACCGCAGGGAGCGCCTCCGGCAGCTGGCCCTGGAGACCATCGACATCAACAAG GACCCGTACTTCATGAAGAACCATCTGGGCTCCTACGAATGCAAGCTGTGTCTGACCCTGCACAACAACGAG GGGAGCTACCTGGCACATACGCAAGGGAAGAAGCATCAGACCAACTT GGCCCGGCGAGCCGCCAAGGAGGCCAAGGAGGCCCCCGCCCAGCCGGCGCCAGAAAAGGTCAAGGTGGAGGTGAAGAAGTTTGTGAAGATTGGCCGCCCTGGCTACAAAG TGACCAAGCAGAGGGACACGGAGATGGGCCAGCAGAGCCTCCTCTTCCAG ATTGACTACCCTGAGATCGCCGAGGGCATCATGCCCCGTCACCGCTTCATGTCTGCCTACGAGCAGAGGATCGAGCCTCCGGACCGGCGCTGGCAGTACCTGCTGATGGCTGCCGAGCCCTACGAGACCATCGCCTTCAAG gtGCCAAGCAGGGAGATCGATAAGGCTGAAGGCAAGTTTTGGACTCACTGGAATCGGGAAACCAAGCAG TTTTTCCTGCAGTTCCACTTCAAGATGGAGAAGCCACCAGCCCCACCAAGCCTCCCTGCTGGGCCTCCTGGGGTGAAGAGACCCCCACCCCCCCTGATGAATGGTTTGCCCCCCCGGCCACCTCTGCCGGAGGCTTTgcccccaccacctccaggaGGCCTGCCTCTGCCACCCATGCCGCCCAGTGGGCCTGCACCCTCAGGGCCACCAGGccctccccagctgcccccaccaGCTCCTGGGGTCCACCCCCCAGCACCAGGGGTCCACCCCCCAGCACCAGGGGTCCATCCCCCAGCTCCCGGGGTTCACCCCCCAGCACCAGTGGTCCACCCACCAACATCTGGGGTCCACCCACCAGCTCCGGGTGtccaccctccagccccaggggtCCACCCCCCTGCCCCGGGCGTCCATCCTCCCCCATCTGCTGGGGTtcacccccaggccccaggggtaCATCCCCCAGCTCCCGCGGTTCACCCCCAGGCCCCGGGGGTGCACCCTCCAGCTCCTGCGGTTCACCCCCAGGCCCCGGGGGTCCACCCAGCAGCTCCTGGGGTCCATCCACCGGCCCCGGGGATCCATCCCCAGCCTCCTGGggtccaccccccacctcctggggtTCACCCATCGGCTCCTGGGGTCCATCCTCCAGCTCCTGGGgtccacccccagcctcctgtAGTTCACCCCTCAAATCCTGGGGTGCATCCCCCAACTCCCATGCCCCCGATGCTGAGGCCCCCACTGCCCTCCGAAGGTCCTGGGAACATtccgcctcctcccccagccaacTGA
- the AMH gene encoding LOW QUALITY PROTEIN: muellerian-inhibiting factor (The sequence of the model RefSeq protein was modified relative to this genomic sequence to represent the inferred CDS: deleted 2 bases in 1 codon) yields MWALLLWPPALVLLAMGPLLGPGAPGGEGSSAPASPGEPGTGGLIFHQDWDWPPGSPQDPLCLVTLDQTGNRSSTPLRVAGALRGYEHAFLEVVQQARWGPRDLAALGVCTASAGQPGLLRLRQLQAWLGEPGGRRLAVLHLQEVTWEPTFSLKFQDPPPGGASPLELALLVLYPGPGPEVTVTGTGLPGTQNLCWSRDTRYLVLAVDHPAGAWHSPGVTLTLQPRGDGHAGAPLSTPQLQELLFGHDPRCFTRMTPALLLLPPPGPTPMPAHGLLDQVPFPPPRPSQEQEPKEPPPSADPFLETLTRLVRALRGPPAEASPPRLALDPGALAGFPQGLVNLSDPATQERLLDGEEPLLLLLPPSTAAAGDPAPLQGPESAPWAEGLGHRVATELPAAAAELRELPGLPPAATPLLERLLALRELSVDLRAERSVLIPETYQANNCQGACGWPQSDRNPRYGNHAVLLLKMQARGAALARAPCCVPTAYAGKLLISLSEERIRAHHVPNMVATECGCR; encoded by the exons ATGTGGGCTCTGCTGCTCTGGCCGCCGGCCCTGGTACTGCTGGCGATGGGGCCCCTGCTGGGACCCGGGGCCCCCGGAGGAGAGGGCTCCAGCGCCCCAGCCTCGCCCGGAGAACCAGGCACTGGGGGGCTCATTTTCCACCAAGACTGGGACTGGCCGCCAGGCAGCCCACAAGACCCCTTGTGCCTGGTGACCCTGGACCAGACTGGCAACAGGAGCAGCACCCCACTTCGGGTGGCAGGGGCCCTGAGAGGCTATGAGCACGCCTTCCTCGAGGTTGTGCAGCAGGCGCGCTGGGGCCCCCGCGACCTGGCCGCCCTCGGGGTCTGCACCGCCAGCGCAGGGCAGCCCGGCCTGCTCCGTCTGCGGCAGCTGCAGGCGTGGCTGGGGGAGCCCGGGGGGCGGCGGCTGGCGGTGCTGCACCTGCAGGAAG TGACCTGGGAGCCAACATTCTCACTGAAGTTCCAGGACCCCCCACCTGGAGGAGCCAGTCCCCTAGAGCTGGCGCTGCTGGTGCTGTACCCCGGGCCTGGCCCTGAGGTCACTGTCACAGGGACTGGGCTGCCAGGCACCCAG AACCTTTGCTGGTCCCGGGACACACGCTACCTGGTGCTGGCCGTGGACCACCCAGCGGGGGCCTGGCACAGCCCTGGGGTCACCCTGACCCTGCAACCCCGAGGAGACG GCCACGCGGGTGCACCCCTGAGCACCCCCCAGCTGCAGGAGCTGCTGTTCGGCCACGACCCCCGCTGCTTTACACGGATGACCCCGGCCCTGCTCCTGCTGCCACCGCCTGGGCCCACACCAATGCCCGCACATGGCCTCCTGGACCAAGTGCCCTTCCCACCACCCAG GCCCTCCCAGGAGCAGGAGCCCAAGGAGCCACCGCCCAGCGCAGACCCCTTTCTGGAGACGCTCACGCGCCTGGTGCGCGCCCTGCGGGGGCCCCCAGCCGAAGCCTCGCCGCCGCGCCTGGCCCTGGACCCGGGCGCG CTGGCCGGCTTCCCGCAGGGCCTCGTCAACCTGTCCGACCCCGCGACACAGGAGCGCCTGCTCGACGGGGAGgagccgctgctgctgctgctgccaccctCCACGGCAGCGGCCGGGGACCCGGCGCCACTGCAGGGCCCCGAGTCCGCGCCCTGGGCTGAGGGCCTAGGGCATCGCGTGGCCACCGAGCTGCCGGCCGCGGCTGCCGAGCTCCGCGAGCTCCCGGGGCTGCCCCCGGCCGCCACGCCGCTGCTGGAGCGCCTGCTCGCTCTGCGCGAGCTGAGCGTCGACCTGCGCGCCGAGCGCTCCGTGCTCATCCCCGAGACGTACCAGGCCAACAACTGCCAGGGCGCGTGCGGCTGGCCGCAGTCCGACCGCAACCCGCGCTACGGCAACCACGCGGTGCTGCTGCTCAAGATGCAGGCCCGCGGCGCCGCCCTGGCGCGAGCCCCGTGCTGCGTGCCCACGGCCTACGCCGGCAAGCTCCTCATCAGCCTGTCGGAGGAGCGCATCCGCGCGCACCACGTGCCCAACATGGTGGCCACCGAGTGCGGCTGCCGGTGA
- the JSRP1 gene encoding junctional sarcoplasmic reticulum protein 1, translating into MGGGGVPLWSRPSPAARVGLRQPQPPVALLPSRHRSLQSGLAHAAACSHLLLSVLGPPSLGSICPAGSPWRPWTLPLPKPGRRGSDVSMTTRALQELDGGLGSRQAGKDLSTLADPCPNQPQEDRAQAMPRLADSSSWPHVSQAEGSPTGSVDARPKKTEKEPVAKVAPGPGKERLKAGAMPRSPARRKVQASPPPQRPPPPPVPAPSEELPWGDLSLNKCLLLASLVALLGSAFQLCRDAVAGEADAPAPVPEPWVPPSSAPEPALAPLKPRAWAPPPGPPAPQREEAEEAEKAVGEKHAPKEPPRERPRKERPPKEERLQKEKRRKEERPRKPEKPRAAREPRGALPRGWEVREGGHPHRAQDSRDPGRRKRQAWDSPRRADADRPPGRQKHRAGKGRD; encoded by the exons ATGGG tgggggtggggtcccCCTCTGGTCAAGGCCCAGTCCTGCTGCAAGGGTGGGGCTGcgccagccccagcccccggtggccctcctcccctcccgccACCGCAGCCTGCAGAGCGGATTGGCCCACGCTGCAGCCTGCAGCCACCTGTTGCTGTCTGTCTTGGGGCCACCCTCCCTGGGCTCCATCTGTCCAGCGGGCTCACCGTGGCGGCCGTGGA ccctccccctgcccaagcCCGGACGGAGGGGCTCAGACGTCTCCATGACAACAAGGGCCTTGCAGGAACTGGACGGAGGCCTGGGCAGCCGCCAAGCAGGCAAGGACCTCTCCACACTGGCTGACCCCTGCCCCAACCAGCCCCAGGAGGACAGGGCTCAAG CGATGCCCAGGCTGGCCGACTCTAGCAGCTGGCCCCAT GTTTCTCAAGCTGAGGGCAGCCCCACAGGCAGTGTGGATGCCAGGcccaagaagacagaaaaggagccCGTGGCCAAAGTGGCCCCAGGACCTGGGAAAGAAAGGCTGAAAGCAGGAGCAA TGCCCCGGAGCCCCGCGCGCAGGAAGGTGCAGGCCTCACCGCCCCCGCAGCGGCCGCCGCCACCCCCAGTCCCCGCCCCGAGCGAGGAGCTGCCCTGGGGAGACCTGTCACTCAACAAGTGCCTCCTGCTGGCCTCACTGGTGGCGCTGCTGGGCTCGGCCTTCCAGCTGTGCCGCG atgctgtggctggggaggcagatgcccctgcccctgtccctgaGCCATGGGTACCGCCAAGCTCGGCCCCGGAGCCAGCACTCGCCCCG CTGAAGCCCAGGGCCTGGGCGCCCCCACCGGGACCGCCGGCGCCACAGCGGGAGGAGGCCGAGGAGGCCGAGAAGGCTGTTGGGGAAAAGCACGCGCCCAAGGAGCCTCCGCGGGAGAGGCCTCGGAAGGAGAGGCCGCCGAAGGAGGAGAGGCTGCAGAAGGAGAAGCGGCGGAAGGAGGAGCGGCCTCGGAAGCCGGAGAAGCCGCGGGCCGCCAGGGAGCCCCGAGGAGCCCTACCCCGGGGCTGGGAGGTGCGCGAAGGGGGCCATCCGCACCGGGCGCAGGACTCCCGAGACCCGGGACGCAGAAAGAGGCAGGCCTGGGACTCCCCGCGGCGCGCCGACGCCGACCGGCCTCCGGGCCGCCAGAAGCACCGGGCGGGCAAGGGGCGGGACTGA